Genomic DNA from Erythrobacter aureus:
CATCGGGATCGAAGCCTGGCTCAAGGCGGTCTACGCCTGCAATGCCTATGTCGACGAACAGGCGCCTTGGGCCCTCAAGAAAACCGATCCGGAGCGGATGAAGGCCGTGCTTCAGACGCTTTTCATGGCGATCAGGGATCTTGCCATCGCTATTCAGCCCGTAGTGCCGGAGAAGGCCGCTGCGGTGCTCGACCAGCTTGGCGTTCCGGCGGAGAAGCGGGCTTACGCCGATCTCGCGGACGATGGTTGGTTCCGCGCGCTCGCTGGTGCCGGGCACTCGATCGGCAAGCCCACACCGGTCTTTCCGCGCCTCGAACTGCCGGAAGAAGAGCCCGCCTGATGCTGGTCGATAGCCATTGCCACCTCGAATACGAAGGCCTCGTCGAGGAGCAGGGCGAGGTACTGGACCGTGCCCGCGGGGCAGGGGTGCAGGCCTTCCTCAACATCTCGACGAAGCGTTCGGAATGGGGGCAGGTGATCGGTACGGCCCAGGCCGATGCCGACATTTTCGCCAGCGTCGGAATTCATCCGCACAACGCGGATCAGCATCTCGACCTAACCCGTAACGAACTGCTGGAAGCCTGTCGGGAAAAAACGGTGATCGGGATCGGCGAAACCGGGCTCGACTACTATTACGATCATTCAGATCGCGCCGCGCAGCAGAAGCTCTTTCGAATGCACATCGACGTAGCGCGCGAGCTTCAGCTCCCGGTGATCATTCACACGCGCGATGCCGAAGACGACACGCTCGAGATACTCGAAGATGAATTGGGGAAGGGGCGCTTCCCGGCACTGATCCATTGCTTCACCGCTTCGGCCCAATTCGGCGAGCGCGTGCTGGAGCTTGGACTGTCCATTTCGATTTCGGGTATCGTTACCTTTAAGAATGCCAAGGACTTGCAGGCTTTCGCCAAAGCCATTCCTCAGGATCGGCTATTGGTCGAAACGGATAGCCCTTTCCTCGCGCCGGTCCCCCATCGCGGTAAGACCTGCGAACCCGGTTTCGTGCGCGACACTGCCCAATTCCTCGCGGATTTGCGCTCCGAAAGCCTCGAAGATTTGGCAGAGTATACCACGCGCAATTTCTACACACTGTTCAGCAAGGCGGTCGCGTGAAACTGCTGATGCTCGGCTCCGGCACGTCTACAGGTGTGCCGAGGATCGGCAACGACTGGGGCGAATGCGACCCGCACGAGCCGCGCAACCGGCGTATGCGTGTATCGATTATCGTCGAAAACGATGCGGGCCGAAAGCTCCTCGTCGATACCTCGACGGACTTGCGGGCGCAGCTTCTGGCCAACGGAGTTGCGAAGGTCGATGCGGTCTTCTGGACGCATGACCATGCCGACCATTGCCACGGTATCGATGACCTACGGGTCATGCGGTATGATCGCAGCAATCCGTTACCGGGCTTTGCGAGCAAGGTGACCTGCGAACGGTTGCGGCGGCGTTTCGATTATGTCTTCGAAGGTCAGTTCGGTTATCCTACCCTAATCGATCTTCGGGAAATCACGCAAAAACAACTGATTGCGGGCTTTTCCTTCGACCATGTAGAGATGCCGCATGGTCCGGTGACAAGCACCGGCTTTCGCTTCGAGGCCGATGGTAAGTCGATCGTATACGCCACCGATTTCAGCGAGATCACACCGGCAATGGTCCGGTGCTTTCAACGCGCCGATATTCTGGTGGTCGATTGCCTGCGCAGGCGGCCGCATCCAACGCACGCCAATCTCGATATGGCTCTCGAGCTGGCGCGCAAGGCCAAGGTGCGCAAAACCGTGCTCACGCATATGGACAAGAGCATGGACTACCGGAGCCTATGTTCCGAAGTTCCGGCGAATGTCACCGTGGGTTACGATGGATTGGAGATGGCCGCGTGAACGAATATCAAATCGTTTCGCTGGTTTCCTTGCTTGGGTTCCTGATCCTTGTCGCGTCGGGCTTCCGTTCGCATCAGGTCGGCTTGCGAAGGGGATTTTTCATGGCAGGGGCATGGGCTGGAATCTTCGCCATTGTCATCCTGTTTATCGACATGGTTCGCTAAATGCATGACCGCATTTAACATAATATATATTATCAAGCTGATTGTCGTGGTGGACAGCTATGGCTTGCAGCCCTTCCGGTCCCGCGCCGCTCTGGTTAGAGCAACGCCATGTCCCATCAAACTGACAGACTACTCGCGATCATGGCCCGCCTTCGCGACCCGCAGACGGGATGCGAATGGGATACGGCTCAGAATTTCGCCACCATCGCACCTTATACGATCGAAGAAGCCTACGAAGTAGCGGACGCTATCGAACGCGCGGATATGAAGGATCTGCGAGGGGAACTTGGCGATCTGCTGTTTCAGGTCGTCTTTCACGCGCGTATGGCGGAAGAAGCCGGCGACTTCTCCTATGAAGACGTCGCACGCGAGATTTCCGATAAGATGATGGCCAGGCATCCGCACATCTTCGGCGACGAAGGCGGAGTCATGGAAGACGAGCGCTGGGAGGATATCAAAGCTGCAGAGCGTTCGGCCTCGGGTGCGACGAGCGCGATGGACGGCGTTGCCCAGGCTCTTCCGGCTCTTCTGCGCTCGCACAAACTGCAGAAGCGCGCGGCCAGGGTTGGTTTCGAATGGCAGGACCTGGAAGGCCCGATCGAAAAGTTGCAGGAGGAACTGGCCGAACTCGCCGCCGCCCCGACAGACGAGGAACGGGTGATGGAGGCTGGCGACGTGCTCTTCGTGGTCGTGAATATCATCCGCCGCTACGGCGTTGACCCAGAACAGGCTCTACGCGCTTCGAACGCCAAGTTCGAAAGACGATTCAGGGAGATGGAGCGGCTATCCGAAGCGGAGAACGAGGATTTCGCGAAACTCGATCTTATCTCGCAAGAGACATACTGGCAGCGTGCGAAACGAGAGGTCGGTTAAGCCAGCGCCTCATACTGCCCAAGCTCTTTCGGATTGAGCCTAACTGTGATCAGCCGAATTGCCCCGTCACTTTCGTCCGCGACATTCTCGATCACCTCGCCATGGGCATGTAGCCATGCAATTCTGCGGCCATCGCTCGCCGCGACCTCGAACGTGCGCAGGGCAGCATTGCGCGTCAACATTTCGCCAAGCCGTTCGAGCAGGACATCGACGCCCTCCCCTGTGATGGCAGAGGTGGCGACTATCCCCTCGTCGGCTTCCACCTGCGCCGCCAAATCCTCGGCATCCGCGGGGGACAGTTGATCCCACTTGTTCCAGACTTCCAGGATCGGAATCGAGGAACCCTCCCCTTCTCCGTCGAGCACGCCCAGGTCGCGGAGGACCTGGAGAACCTGCGCCTTCTGAGCGGTAGTCGATGCATTCGAAATGTCGCGCACATGGCAGATGACATCGGCCGAAGTCACTTCTTCCAGAGTTGCTCGAAAGGCTGCAACCAGTTGGGTGGGAAGATCCGAAATAAAGCCCACCGTATCGGACAAGATCGCTTTCTCAACCCCGGGCAGCGCAATCGCACGCATCGTCGGATCGAGAGTGGCGAAAAGCAAATCCTCGGCCATGACTGCCGCCCCGGTAAGGCGGTTGAACAGCGTCGACTTGCCGGCATTTGTATAGCCGACCAGAGCGACAACCGGCCAAGGCGCGCGTTCGCGTCGTTCGCGATGGAGGCCACGGGTCTTGCGGACCTGCTCCAGCTCCTTGCGCAAACGACCCATGCGCTGGCGGATCATGCGCCGGTCGGCTTCAATCTGCGTTTCGCCGGGTCCGCCAAGAAACCCGAAGCCGCCCCGCTGCCGCTCGAGGTGGGTCCAGCTACGGACCAGGCGGCTTTGCTGGTAATCGAGATGGGCCAGCTCTACCTGCAGCCGTCCTTCCGCGGTTGCGGCGCGTTCGCCGAAGATTTCGAGGATCAGCCCGGTGCGATCAATGACCTTGCGCGCGAGCTTTTCTTCAAGATTGCGCTGCTGAATCGGGCTGAGAGCACCATCCACCACGACCAGCTCGGCCTCGTTCTGCTCGCAGGCGATACGGATGTTCTCGACCTGCCCCGCCCCGAACAACAGGTTCGGACGCACCTCGCGAACCGGCAGAACGAAGCTTTCGGCGATGACGATACCGATCGCCAACGCCAATCCCTCCGCTTCGGCAAGACGCGATTGTGCATCGAGGTCATAAGCCATGCCTCGTATATCCGGGCACACGACAAGTGCCCGCGCACCGCGCGACACCTCGCCCATCAGGTCGTCATCGAAACTCAGCTTTCGCCCTCTTCCCAATCTTCGGTCAAATCGACCGGGGTTGCGGGCTGGATCGTGGACACGGCGTGCTTGTATGCGAGCTGAACATATCCGTCCCGCTCGAGCAGCATACAGAACAGGTCGTAGGCGGCGAT
This window encodes:
- a CDS encoding TatD family hydrolase, with amino-acid sequence MLVDSHCHLEYEGLVEEQGEVLDRARGAGVQAFLNISTKRSEWGQVIGTAQADADIFASVGIHPHNADQHLDLTRNELLEACREKTVIGIGETGLDYYYDHSDRAAQQKLFRMHIDVARELQLPVIIHTRDAEDDTLEILEDELGKGRFPALIHCFTASAQFGERVLELGLSISISGIVTFKNAKDLQAFAKAIPQDRLLVETDSPFLAPVPHRGKTCEPGFVRDTAQFLADLRSESLEDLAEYTTRNFYTLFSKAVA
- a CDS encoding MBL fold metallo-hydrolase → MKLLMLGSGTSTGVPRIGNDWGECDPHEPRNRRMRVSIIVENDAGRKLLVDTSTDLRAQLLANGVAKVDAVFWTHDHADHCHGIDDLRVMRYDRSNPLPGFASKVTCERLRRRFDYVFEGQFGYPTLIDLREITQKQLIAGFSFDHVEMPHGPVTSTGFRFEADGKSIVYATDFSEITPAMVRCFQRADILVVDCLRRRPHPTHANLDMALELARKAKVRKTVLTHMDKSMDYRSLCSEVPANVTVGYDGLEMAA
- the mazG gene encoding nucleoside triphosphate pyrophosphohydrolase; this encodes MSHQTDRLLAIMARLRDPQTGCEWDTAQNFATIAPYTIEEAYEVADAIERADMKDLRGELGDLLFQVVFHARMAEEAGDFSYEDVAREISDKMMARHPHIFGDEGGVMEDERWEDIKAAERSASGATSAMDGVAQALPALLRSHKLQKRAARVGFEWQDLEGPIEKLQEELAELAAAPTDEERVMEAGDVLFVVVNIIRRYGVDPEQALRASNAKFERRFREMERLSEAENEDFAKLDLISQETYWQRAKREVG
- the hflX gene encoding GTPase HflX, whose protein sequence is MGEVSRGARALVVCPDIRGMAYDLDAQSRLAEAEGLALAIGIVIAESFVLPVREVRPNLLFGAGQVENIRIACEQNEAELVVVDGALSPIQQRNLEEKLARKVIDRTGLILEIFGERAATAEGRLQVELAHLDYQQSRLVRSWTHLERQRGGFGFLGGPGETQIEADRRMIRQRMGRLRKELEQVRKTRGLHRERRERAPWPVVALVGYTNAGKSTLFNRLTGAAVMAEDLLFATLDPTMRAIALPGVEKAILSDTVGFISDLPTQLVAAFRATLEEVTSADVICHVRDISNASTTAQKAQVLQVLRDLGVLDGEGEGSSIPILEVWNKWDQLSPADAEDLAAQVEADEGIVATSAITGEGVDVLLERLGEMLTRNAALRTFEVAASDGRRIAWLHAHGEVIENVADESDGAIRLITVRLNPKELGQYEALA